TTTGAGCGCGACGCAGCAAGAAGAATAAGCCCACAAGCAGCAATACAGGGAAGAATAAGCTACTTAATGCCTTAAACCAAAATCCCTCGTCGGTTTGGGGCAATACAGAAATATCAACGCCTTTTTGAGTAAGAGTATTGATTAATTCTGGGTCGTTGACTAAAGTAACAAGTTTTTTATTAGATCCATCTTTGGGTGTTACCAGCGCGGTAGAACGGTCTGCACTCAAGCTGACTCTTTCTACTTTGCCGCCTTCAACTGCTTGAATAAACTGGCTATAGCGCCATGACTCTTTATTTTGGGGTTGTTTTTCAAAAAAAGCTGTGCCAAGCGCAATTACAACTATAAATAGCAGCGCGTACAGCCCCGCATTTCTCCATCTTTTATTCACTGAGGTTTGTCCTCCCGTATTTTTGTGCGTAGGGCATTATGAGAATTATGTTAACTTATCTTAACGTATACCAAAATGATACATCTGTCATGCTAAGAATAGTTCTCTAAGTTTGTGTAACTTTGGATGGTAGGGATCATATTGTAACGATTCTGTTAGCTGATGAACGGTATGTATGGGCATAACTTCCACCACACTATTAGTGTAGGCGATCGCTTCAAAGTCTTTGACTAATTCAGATGTCCAAGCCTCCTCTACTACCAACTGTTGCTGGGTTTGCAGCCAGTCTATTAACTGCGATCGCCCAATTCCTGGTAAGATACCAGCCGTTAACGGTGGAGTCCACCATCTCCCATTCTGCCATCCCCAAAGGTTGCCTGTGGTGGTTTCAAGCCAATTTCCGGCAGTATTTACGAAAATTGCTTCTTGGGAATTAAGTATTGTGGCGTTAGTCTTAGCTATCCAAGCACTCAGGTAGTTCCCAGTTTTATGAGCAGGTAAACTCCGGTATAGTTCTGCTGTGGCTAGGGTGCAAGCTACGCCGTGCTTTTGCAGTTCTAATAAATTTTGGGGTAGATATCTACCTATAATCCATTCTCTCCCATCAGGAAACAAGGTGATTCTCAGGACAGGGAAATGGGTGAGGAGTTGTTCTGCACCTTCACGCACCCGGTTCCAGTCTGGTTGTTCCCAGGCGAAATAGTTTACAGAGGTGTAGAGGCGATCGCAATGAGCCTGCCAATTAGTTAAACTACTATCGAGCGAACCACCATACACTCGCAGCGTTGTAAATACCGTAGCGCCATACAACAACCCTGGATCATAAATATCTAACTCTATAGTTTGCGAATCAATTAATTTACCGTTATACCAGAACATTTAGGAGAGATGAGAGAGTGGGGGGAGATGAGGGAGATGAGGGAGAATAACTATGGACTATTGACTAATGACTGATGACTATTGACTAATCTTTTGGTGGAAATATAATCTGATTTAATCCCTCAGATGTCGTAACAACTTTTCCGCCCAATTTTTCAATAGCACTAATTGCTCTCTTACGGGTTGCATTATCAATCGGATTACTTAATATCATGCCCCAAGTAGAGATTTGGGCATATGTGCTATTAGGATTTTGTCTCAAAAAATTAGCAGTTCTTAAAGAAGTAAGCGCGACATATTTGCTTTCTTCATCTGTATACTTACTTGCCCAGTCTGCGGCTGTTGTGAAAGATTGTTGAGAAGCTTGAGCTTTACCTAAGAATAATAACTCATCAATTCCTTTATAACGCCAAACATAATATGATTTTTCTGGAACCTGTGGCTTTAAAGATTTTAAACCTTTTTGCATTAACGCTATAGAACGTTCTGGCATCCCGGCATAGAGAGAAATACTTGTAGAAAGGCTGATATAGGTTCCTAAAAATCTTGGGTCACGTTCTATAATCACCTCAAAATATTCTGGGCTTAAACTGTAACCTGTTCTAGCTCTTACATCGTCATCACCGAAGTATTGTAGAAAATTCAGATATGCCCAATTAGCCATTAAGTTATCATAGCCAAACGCTGGTGTCTTTTTGAGTAAATTAAGCCGCAGCTTCTCTACCTGAATTTCTCTTTCTAAGGTTGCTAAAGGAATATTTTTTTTATTCTTCAATAACCCTTGTAGTCTGGGAGATTGCATCCAACCAACGCTTAAGGCACATAAGCAGACTACACAAGGGGCCAGTATAGCTTGACGAGATATTACCATAATATTTCTAGCCTTATTTGATATAAGTAGTCTGCCCGTAAAAATATTTAACTTTATCATTCACCTTGATGAACCTGACACCCTAACAGGACTTACGCACTACGGTAGTCTGTTGAGACAGGGTGTTAAGGATGTAAGGGTATAGGGGTTTAAAAATCTATGAGTATAAATACACAGGAGAAGTTAGGTGTAAACTTTAAGTGTTATGTTATACTCCTAGCGAACAGACATGATCAAGCAAATTCAATGTTAATGTGTTAAATTTATTGAATTTTCTTAAATAAAACTCAGTAAAATTTGCCACATCACTTAGAATTGAAGCTTGTCTGTATTTACACTATTTATCGCCTAGCAGATCATGGAAATTACAGTTGCGGAAGGCTCAGTAAATAATAATCAGCTTGTGAAGTCTGAAAAGGATGATTTTAAATCAATCATCACCCATCTGGATTCTAATAATTTGGATGCTAATAGAATAATTGATGCCATTAAATCAGCGATCGCGGAAGTTGTAGAGTTGGAAATTACAACTTGGGTAGAGGAGCCATCAACACAATCTGATGAAGCAATACAAGAAATTACCAAAGTTGCTAAACCAGGAAATAGAATTTACACCAAAATTAATTTGATCAGTGGAGATATAGAAAACGAAGTTGGTAGTCAATTCTTAGCAAGCGGGCCATATGCAGAACTACTAAATTTTCACTTGGTTCAAGTGAAAGATAGTAGAGAAATCATGCAGAAGAATATAGAGAGCGTTCAGAAAATATATAGGATTCTCATGGAGATGTATAACTCGCGTAAGAGTGTGCAATTGTAAAGGTAAATTTTAGGTTTATTAGATAATCAATTTGCCTCAGCTTCTACTTAAAGGCATCAAATAATAACTAAATTTATCAGGAATTAAGAGGTAATTGTTATGCAGAATAGAACGTCAGCCACTGACAATATTCAAACTCTAGATACAGATAGAGGTACATTATCCAATGGTGTACGGGTAAAAAGAGATAGTCAACCCACAGATATTATTCAATCTAAATCTAGAGATTTATTAAATAAATTTGTTTCATCTGTACAAATATTAGTTGACGATATTACAGCCTTAGAAGTTAATACTATGGTTGTTTCTAATATTACAGGTAATAAATTTAATGCCTGGGAAGCATATCAAGAAATCTATTCTATAAATGATAAAGATTATTTTAGTGTAAAAGGAATACCCGAAGATAGCCCATTAAGAGCGCGTTATATAGATTTATTTGCTCAGATAGAAAGAGAATATTTTTATATAATTATTGAAAATGTAGAACTGAACAATCGGAAAGTAGAACAATATCATAAACGTTTACAATTATTAAAAGAAGTCAAAAAAGGCAATATAGTTGAATCTGATCCTCGATATGTAGAATTAGCTCGTCCTATATTACCTCCACCTACACCTGTAACTGATCAAGGAAATTCCGATAATCAAAATGAACGTCAACAAGAATGGGAAGAAAATCTTCAAGAGATTCAAGCTCTTTTGAGTAATGACAAATTTGTGCGCTCTCTGCGAAAAATTGCTGAACTCAAAGCTGCACTTGATGGTGGAGATGTGACGAGTTCGAGAACGGATACTATCTATGCTCAAACTGTGATGCAGTTGGATGGGGATATTATTACTCGCTATCATAAAGACTTGTTTGGCTTACCAGAAGAAACAAAAAATTTAATCCTGCGAGTCCACAATGAAGGAGTAGTTGCTGGTGAAAAGCAATGGCATGGCGTGTTAGATTTTATGATTAATTTGGTAAGAGATTTGGCAAATTTATCTATCAATGGACGACGATAATATTCAAACAGATAATTTTGCAGATGTTGCAGTTTCTATTTCCTTGCTAATTCCTCAAGGCGATAGTTTGCAGCTTCAGGTTGAGCAAAGTCATTATACTTTTTACCTAAATCAGCAAATTGTAGAACAAATTCAGCAAGCAAAAAATACGGGTACTGCTCTTGATATCCCGCCAAAAATTTTGTTGCCTTTATGGTATTACAGCTGCTTTAGTTATAATCTTGTATCAATAAAAGAGGAAAAAAATACTCAAAGTCAGCCTGTCACTAAGTCTTACATTGTTTTCATCATAAATATTTTTAAAGCCTTTTGGAATAAATCTCTACAACAGAAGGTTAGTTTACCAGTTGGGTTTACTTTTACTTCTTACTATCAGTCAAAGCCATTATCTTCTACTGATTATTTGCAACAAGACTGTGTTTTACAAAGTGTTATCTTATTTCATGGTGACATCTTGCACAAGATTAAGCAGGATTTTTTGCAAAATAATTTGGAGTGTCAAAAAATTGCTTCTGCTCACTATTGGCTGTCTGAACAAATTTTGAGTGCTTTGAGGAGTAAGTTAAATCTGTTAGTTTGGGAGCTATCGGCGCTAGTTACTAGCTTCTTTTTTACATGGAATATATTAGAGTATTTGAATAAAAATATTTTAGTATTTATTTTAATATGGCTATTTTTAACTGTGGTACTTGCATCTGCTCGTTATTTTATTGCTAAAGAATTACGAGCAGATAGAAATATTAAGTTTCAATATTTGAATTGGCTTTCATGGGGAATAACTTGTGTTATACCTATACTGTTTTTAACTAGTTTTAGTATTAGTAGAGGTTTAGTTAATATAGGTACTTTTTTATCGCCATTGATTGCTTCGCTTATACCTATAGGAGCTAGACGGATTCTTAGTTTTACTCTGCCCCGGTTGGCTAAGTTTATGATGCGGCGTATATTATCTGTGTAAGTGATTGAGGTTTAGATAAGAGTAATTACCCGCCATTCATGTAGCTTTATGTAGGAATACACGCCGATGAATTGTCAAATATTACACCCTGGCTACATATCAACTATTATCGTTTTAATAGATGCCAACATTGTTGTGCGATCGCCCAATCTTCTTGAGTATGAATAACTAACACCCGTACTGTAGAATCAGCAGTGGCGATATCTACATCAACTGGTTTATTTTGATTCTTCTCAGGGTCAAGTTTTAGCCCTAAAAATCCGAAGGCTTCGCAAGCAGCTTGGCGGATACCTGCGGACTTTTCCCCTGCGCCGGCTGTGAACACCAACACATCCAAACCACCCAAACTCGCCAGCATGGAACCGATACCAGAACGCAGGCGGTGGACATATATATCCCATGCTAATTGAGCGCGGTAGTTACCTTGGGCGATCGCTTCTATTACCTGGGGTAAGTCACTAGATACGCCAGAAATTCCGCGCAAACCAGAAGCTTTGTTTAAAACATAGTCTAATCTTTCGGCAGAATATTCCGATTGTCGCATTAAATGAATGATGATACCTGGGTCAATGGAACCGGAACGGCTACCCATCATCAACCCATCTAGGGGCGTGAAGCCCATTGTAGTATCAATACTGCGACCATTTTTTATTGCAGCTAAAGAACAGCCATTGCCGAGGTGACAGGTAATTATCCGCAGAGATGCCAAATCTTTACCTAGAATTTGGGCTGCACGAGCAGAACAGTATTGATGGCTGATACCATGAAATCCATAACGGCGAATACCTTGTTCTACCCATTCATAGGGGCCGGGATAGATGGCGGCTGCGTCGGGTAATGTGGCGTGGAAGCCAGTATCAAATACTGCAACTTGGGGGACATCGCCTAAGCTTTTTTCAATTGCTTGTATTCCTTCCAACGCGGCGGGGTTATGGGCTGGAGCGAGGTTGGATAACTTAGCGATCGCTTGTTTTACTTCCTCGTTGATAATTACACTATTACGGTAATTTTGCCCCCCATGTACCACTCGATGTCCTACCACATCAATTTCTGATAATTGACCGATAACTTTCGTCGCGCCACGGCTGAGAGTATACAGCATATAGGTGACATGAGCTTGACGAGAGTCGCCATAAATCGATTCATGCAGCGTTGCACCCTTGGCTGTTTTCACCTCAATTTCCGCCACACTCCTATCTTGAGTCCAATTAACTTTTCCCTCCCAAAGCGGCGGCGGTGCTTCACTCAAAAGTGCATCATCAGGAATTTCATACAAACAACTTTTTTGACTGCTAGAACCCGCATTTAATATTAGTACTTTCATTACTTTTACCTAATTTTGGTTTGTCGATTTTGGACTCTATGATTTCTGAATTTACAGTATTAATTAAATTTATTACCGATATTTTAGGACAAGCAAAAACGTGAACCGTTTCCAAAAGCTATCCTCAATCGCATTCTTGTTATTAGCTTTCATCTATCCGCCCAAGCTGGTTGAAGCTAAAGAAAATACTCAAAACAATGTTCTCAATGAGCAGAGTATTAATGCAGAAACAAACTTAGTTGAAGGTGCTAGCAAAGAGATTTTGCTTGCACATCGATACTATAGACAACGTTATCACAGACGGCGCGTAAGAAGTCATCATTATAGACGGCGCTATTATCATAGACCTTATTACAGGCATTACTATCGCCGAGGACGTTATTACGGTTACTATCGTCATGGAGGATGGGAACTTGTCCGTGATCGCCACGGAAGATTGCTCTATGATTGGCGAGGTTACTAATAATAACTACTTCTAATAACATTAATACTGTGCAGATAAATCAAGCCACATAAATAGATATTGGTAGATGAAAATGCTAAATGCAATTACTACCAATATCATAATAATTTAGTTTTTTATAAATTTCCTGATGATTTTTTAATTTCTTCATCCTTGCTAGGTTATGAAATTATTTATTTTTGATAAATTAGTAAATCTCATAAATATCATTCTTAAGATAGATATGTCCTTATAAATAAAATTTTATGTTTTTTATGAATATTGATTTATACTAAAATTCAACAAAATGAAAAGTTTTGCCAAACTATCTTCCATAGCATTATTGCTTTGTAGCTTAGTTTATCCACCTTTTTTGGCTGAGGCGAAAGCTACCACTAGCAGTAATAATCTTGAGCAAAAAAGCGTTGAAGTTGAGGCAAGCTTAATTAACAATCAAACCGAAGGTATTTTACTCGCTCAACGTCGTCCATATATACGCAGAAGATATATCCGCAACCCATATGTACGCAGAAGATATATCCGTAGAAGTACACGCGGAAGATACATCCGGCCAGTTGGGGGTAGAAGATACATCCGGCCAGTCAGGAGTAGAAGATATATCCGTCCAGTTAGGAGTAGAAGATATATCCGTGGCTACTAACTGCAACATTAGAGGCGAAGGGTAGGGAATAGAGGCTTTCAAACCTGTTCCCTATCCCCTAAGCTCAATGTTAATGACTTGCTACAACTTCCAAACGCGCTAATCTTTCTGCTAAAAGTGTTTCCAACTCTTCCAAAGCTTTAGTAAAGCCTTTGATACCTTCGTCTAATTTGTCATACGCCATGCGGTCAGCAGCGTGCATCTTGTCAAACGTAGCTTTATCAATGGAAATCTTTTCAATGTCAGACTTAGCAGCTTTAGCGGGATCTAGTTTGCGAGGTAGTTCACCAACCGTAGCTTGCAATTCACCCAACAAAGCTGGAGAAATTGTTAATAAATCGCTACCAGCCAATTCAGTAATTTCCCCAATGTTACGGAAACTAGCACCCATAACTTCGGTTTTGTAACCAAACTTCTTATAGTAGTTATAGATTTTGGTAACAGATAATACACCTGGGTCTTCTGCTGAGGGGTAGCTGTCCCGTCCAGTTTCTTTCTTGTACCAGTCAAGAATCCGACCAACGAAGGGGGAAATTAAGGTGATACCAGCTTCAGCACACGCGATCGCCTGATGCAGACCAAACAGCAATGTTAAGTTACAATGAATACCTTCTTTTTCCAGAACTTCCGCAGCTTTGATACCTTCCCAAGTAGAAGCAATTTTAATCAAAACACGTTCTGGGCCGATACCAGCCGCTTTATATTGAGCGATTAATTCCCTTGCTTTGGTAATAGTAGCTTCTGTATCGTAGGATAAACGGGCATCTACTTCTGTAGAAACGCGACCAGGAATAATTTGTAAAATCTTTAAACCGAAAGATACTGCCAAACGGTCAAAAGCCAAGGAAACAATTTGACCTTTAGTTGCGCCTGCACCTGCATCTTTTTTGGCTTGCAGTAAGGTTTGATCCACAATTTCCTGATACTCTGGCATTTTCGCGGCTGCGGTAATCAGAGAAGGATTGGTGGTTGCGTCGCGGGGTGTAAACTTTTCAATTGCTTGAATATCACCTGTATCAGCAACTACAACGGTCATTTCTCGCAATTGTTCTAGTAAGTTTTTAGTCATAATACTCCGTGAATTGATTTTGTTAAGACTTACGCTGGTATGTGAAGGTAGGCTATAGTAACCATTGCAATTGGACTATGGACTGCTTTACCTGCGTAAGTCCTCTTTGTTTAAGATTTACCCTATCCCCTCATCACACCCGTTTTCTTTCCTTAAAATTCTGATTTCGGCAATTATTCTTAACTATTGCCCAGTTCGGCTATAAAGGGCAGAAGCCTCAGATTTATTTTAGAAAGATTAGGCGGCGATCGGTTGTCCGATAGAATGCACTTTAATTAAACTAGTTGTGCCTGATTTACCAATTGGCACGCCAGAGGTAATAACTACCTTGTCACCTTCATGCACCAAACCTGTTCGCACGGCGGTGTTAACGACATTCGTAATCATTTCTTCCGCATTGTAGACTGGCGGAATTAGTAGAGGTTCTACACCCCAAGAGAGGGCTAACTGATGGTAGGCGGTTTCATCAGGAGTTAGAGCAAAAATGGGTGTACTGGGACGATATTTCGACACAAGTTTGGCTGTGCTTCCCGATGAAGTATTACACAGAATCGCTTTTGCCCCAGTTTCATAAGCTATGCGACAGACAGCTTCCGCAACAGATTCAGTCACACTCAAACCGCCAGCTTCATGTGTCCAGCAATTTTTACTGCCTTCTTGCAAAGACTTTTCTGTGGTCATGGCAATATCGTGCATAATCTGGACGGCGGCGATGGGGTACTCTCCCACAGCCGTTTCCCCAGACAACATGACTGCATCTGTACCATCAAGGATGGAGTTGGCAACGTCAGTCGCTTCTGCGCGGGTGGGGTCGGGGGCGCTAATCATCGACTCTAGCATTTGCGTTGCCGTAATTACTGGCTTACCCGCTCGGTTGCAACGGCGAATGATGTCCTTTTGAATCAGGGGAACCTCATGGATAGGCATTTCTACACCTAAATCACCACGGGCAATCATAATTGCGTCGGCAACCTCGATGATAGAATCAATTTGCTCAACTGCCTCTGGACGTTCAATTTTGGCAATCACCTTAATTGTTTTCCCAGCCGCTTCGATCATGCGTTGGGCTGGTTCGAGGTCGTATGGCGATCGCACAAAGGAAACCGCCACCCAGTCCACACCCAACTGAATCCCAAAACGCAAGTCCTGCAAGTCTTTTTCAGTGATGGAACTAACGGGTAAACGAGTGGCTGGGAGGTTAACCCCTTTGCGAGTAGAAACTACACCACCAATTTTGGCTATAGCCCGAATATGATCGGCATCGCGATCGGTGACAATCAACTTGACACGGCCATCATTAATTAAAATAGGTTCCCCAGGACGCACCATTGCAAATAAAGTCGGCAAAGGTAAAGGCAATTCATCCAGACTACTACCCTTTTCTTGTAGGACAAAAGTTACTTCCTTACCAGCCTCTACCATCAACCCTTCCGGCGGTAAAGTTCCCAAGCGAATCTTCGGGCCGCACAAGTCCTGCATAATTGCGATCGGCTTTTGTTTGTCAGCGCTGATTTGCCTTATATACTTGGCAGTTTGGGCGTGAAAATCATAAGCCCCATGAGAAAAATTCAGCCGTGCTACATTCATCCCAGCTTCCGCTAACGCTTCCAACCGTTCTGGTGCAGATGTAGCCGGGCCTACAGTACAAATGATTTTAGTTCGACGCATAGGTATTTGGGGAGGTGAGGAGATGAGGGGATGAGGGAGATGAGGGAGATGAGGGAGATGAGGGAGATTTAGCTTGCTTTCTTTTTCTACGCAACGTTACTGCAAACCTGTAGGTAGGAGATGAAGGAAGTATTACACTTACTTCCCCATCTCCCCCTACTTCCTCATCTCCCCCCACTCCCTCATCCCCCCTACTCCCTATTCTTAAACAGCAGCCAATTGTTCTTTCTGTACCATTGACAACATTAGGTCAACCACGCGATGGGAGTAACCCCACTCATTGTCATACCAAGCGACTACCTTGAAGAAGTTGGAGTTGAGTTCAATTCCTGCACCTGCGTCGAAGATGCTGGAATGACTATCACCTTGGAAGTCTGTAGAAACGACTTCTTCATCGGTATAACCTAAAATACCTGCTAACGAACCTTCAGCAGCTTGTTTCATTGCTGCACAGATTTCTTTATAGCTGGTGGCTTTGTTGGTCTTGAAGGTCAAATCAACTACGGAAACGTCTGGAGTGGGTACGCGGAAAGCCATACCAGTTAGCTTACCTTTCAACTCTGGTAACACCAGCGCTACTGCTTTGGCTGCACCTGTAGAGGAAGGAATAATATTTTGGGCTGCACCTCTACCACCGCGCCAGTCTTTTTTGCTGGGGCCGTCTACCGTGGGTTGGGTAGCAGTCATGGCGTGAACTGTGGTCATCAAGCCTTCGGCTAAACCAAAGTTGTCATTGATTACTTTAGCGATCGGTGCTAGGCAGTTGGTGGTACAACTAGCATTGGAAACAATCAAATCCTTGCTGGGGTCGAATAGATGGTGGTTAACTCCAACCAACAGTGTACGTACTCGCTCAGGGTCTTTTGTAGGGGCAGAAATGACGACGCGCTTTGCTCCTGCTTGTAGGTGTTTATATGCGCCTTCATAATCTGTAAACAACCCAGTCGATTCAACGACGTAATCAGCACCTAGTTTTCCCCAAGGTAATTCTGCTGGGTTTCTCACTGAGACACAGGGAATAAAATGCCCGTCGATGACAATACCATCGTCTTTGGCTTCAACCTGACTTTTTAACTTACCGTGAGTAGAGTCGTATTTTAATAAATAAGCCAGGTTATCGGATGGTACAAGGTCGTTAATACCCACAAAATCGATATTGGGGTTATTTAGACCTGCACGAAGCACAAGCCGCCCGATACGACCGAATCCATTGATACCAAC
Above is a genomic segment from Nostoc sp. MS1 containing:
- a CDS encoding aminotransferase class IV, yielding MFWYNGKLIDSQTIELDIYDPGLLYGATVFTTLRVYGGSLDSSLTNWQAHCDRLYTSVNYFAWEQPDWNRVREGAEQLLTHFPVLRITLFPDGREWIIGRYLPQNLLELQKHGVACTLATAELYRSLPAHKTGNYLSAWIAKTNATILNSQEAIFVNTAGNWLETTTGNLWGWQNGRWWTPPLTAGILPGIGRSQLIDWLQTQQQLVVEEAWTSELVKDFEAIAYTNSVVEVMPIHTVHQLTESLQYDPYHPKLHKLRELFLA
- a CDS encoding acetate kinase, whose amino-acid sequence is MKVLILNAGSSSQKSCLYEIPDDALLSEAPPPLWEGKVNWTQDRSVAEIEVKTAKGATLHESIYGDSRQAHVTYMLYTLSRGATKVIGQLSEIDVVGHRVVHGGQNYRNSVIINEEVKQAIAKLSNLAPAHNPAALEGIQAIEKSLGDVPQVAVFDTGFHATLPDAAAIYPGPYEWVEQGIRRYGFHGISHQYCSARAAQILGKDLASLRIITCHLGNGCSLAAIKNGRSIDTTMGFTPLDGLMMGSRSGSIDPGIIIHLMRQSEYSAERLDYVLNKASGLRGISGVSSDLPQVIEAIAQGNYRAQLAWDIYVHRLRSGIGSMLASLGGLDVLVFTAGAGEKSAGIRQAACEAFGFLGLKLDPEKNQNKPVDVDIATADSTVRVLVIHTQEDWAIAQQCWHLLKR
- a CDS encoding transaldolase, translated to MTKNLLEQLREMTVVVADTGDIQAIEKFTPRDATTNPSLITAAAKMPEYQEIVDQTLLQAKKDAGAGATKGQIVSLAFDRLAVSFGLKILQIIPGRVSTEVDARLSYDTEATITKARELIAQYKAAGIGPERVLIKIASTWEGIKAAEVLEKEGIHCNLTLLFGLHQAIACAEAGITLISPFVGRILDWYKKETGRDSYPSAEDPGVLSVTKIYNYYKKFGYKTEVMGASFRNIGEITELAGSDLLTISPALLGELQATVGELPRKLDPAKAAKSDIEKISIDKATFDKMHAADRMAYDKLDEGIKGFTKALEELETLLAERLARLEVVASH
- the pyk gene encoding pyruvate kinase, producing the protein MRRTKIICTVGPATSAPERLEALAEAGMNVARLNFSHGAYDFHAQTAKYIRQISADKQKPIAIMQDLCGPKIRLGTLPPEGLMVEAGKEVTFVLQEKGSSLDELPLPLPTLFAMVRPGEPILINDGRVKLIVTDRDADHIRAIAKIGGVVSTRKGVNLPATRLPVSSITEKDLQDLRFGIQLGVDWVAVSFVRSPYDLEPAQRMIEAAGKTIKVIAKIERPEAVEQIDSIIEVADAIMIARGDLGVEMPIHEVPLIQKDIIRRCNRAGKPVITATQMLESMISAPDPTRAEATDVANSILDGTDAVMLSGETAVGEYPIAAVQIMHDIAMTTEKSLQEGSKNCWTHEAGGLSVTESVAEAVCRIAYETGAKAILCNTSSGSTAKLVSKYRPSTPIFALTPDETAYHQLALSWGVEPLLIPPVYNAEEMITNVVNTAVRTGLVHEGDKVVITSGVPIGKSGTTSLIKVHSIGQPIAA
- the gap gene encoding type I glyceraldehyde-3-phosphate dehydrogenase, which translates into the protein MAKLKVGINGFGRIGRLVLRAGLNNPNIDFVGINDLVPSDNLAYLLKYDSTHGKLKSQVEAKDDGIVIDGHFIPCVSVRNPAELPWGKLGADYVVESTGLFTDYEGAYKHLQAGAKRVVISAPTKDPERVRTLLVGVNHHLFDPSKDLIVSNASCTTNCLAPIAKVINDNFGLAEGLMTTVHAMTATQPTVDGPSKKDWRGGRGAAQNIIPSSTGAAKAVALVLPELKGKLTGMAFRVPTPDVSVVDLTFKTNKATSYKEICAAMKQAAEGSLAGILGYTDEEVVSTDFQGDSHSSIFDAGAGIELNSNFFKVVAWYDNEWGYSHRVVDLMLSMVQKEQLAAV